A section of the Hevea brasiliensis isolate MT/VB/25A 57/8 chromosome 17, ASM3005281v1, whole genome shotgun sequence genome encodes:
- the LOC110670205 gene encoding putative zinc finger A20 and AN1 domain-containing stress-associated protein 8 yields MDSQKSTCNPMCAKGCGFFGTAENYNLCSKCYNDYIKEELIAKSSMSVKPAATPIDTHQSLSTRTEETDRTVASGSTLKNRCESCNKKVGFTGFECRCGKVFCGFHRFPKEHSCTFDFKSADRELLVKRNPIIKGDKMDTRL; encoded by the coding sequence atGGATTCGCAGAAAAGCACATGTAATCCAATGTGCGCCAAGGGCTGTGGCTTCTTTGGGACAGCAGAGAACTATAACCTCTGCTCCAAGTGCTACAACGACTATATCAAAGAGGAGCTAATTGCTAAATCGAGTATGTCTGTCAAACCAGCAGCTACACCAATTGATACCCACCAATCTTTATCAACCAGGACCGAAGAAACGGATAGGACAGTTGCCTCGGGTTCAACCTTAAAGAATAGATGTGAGAGTTGCAATAAGAAGGTGGGTTTCACAGGGTTCGAGTGCCGCTGCGGGAAGGTCTTCTGTGGGTTTCACCGCTTCCCTAAAGAGCACTCGTGCACGTTCGATTTCAAGAGCGCTGATCGTGAACTCTTGGTTAAGAGAAATCCGATCATCAAGGGTGATAAGATGGATACTAGGCTCTGA
- the LOC110670211 gene encoding putative zinc finger A20 and AN1 domain-containing stress-associated protein 8, with the protein MDSQKSTCNPMCAKGCGFFGTAENYNLCSKCYNDYIKEELIAKSNESINPAATPIVTHQTLSTKTKETDTTIASGSTLKNRCESCNKKVGFTGFACRCRKVFCGFHRFPKEHSCTFDFKNADRELLVKRNPIVKGDKMNTRL; encoded by the coding sequence ATGGATTCGCAGAAAAGCACATGTAATCCAATGTGTGCTAAGGGCTGCGGCTTCTTTGGCACAGCAGAGAACTATAACCTCTGCTCCAAGTGCTACAACGATTATATCAAAGAGGAGCTAATTGCTAAATCGAATGAGTCTATCAACCCAGCAGCTACACCAATTGTTACCCACCAAACTTTATCAACCAAGACCAAAGAAACGGATACGACAATTGCCTCAGGTTCAACCTTAAAGAATAGATGTGAGAGTTGCAATAAGAAGGTGGGTTTCACAGGGTTCGCGTGCCGCTGCAGGAAGGTCTTCTGTGGGTTTCACCGTTTCCCTAAAGAGCACTCGTGCACGTTCGATTTTAAGAACGCTGATCGTGAACTCTTGGTTAAGAGAAATCCGATCGTAAAGGGTGATAAGATGAATACTAGGCTCTGA
- the LOC110670147 gene encoding protein PSK SIMULATOR 1, translated as MAVETWLIKVKTAISHGFDSVITSAPIPKASMKSNVGVLSFETAGLMSKLLHLWQSLSDKNISRLRNESISLEGVRKIVSNDESFLLGLACGEMAENLRFVAKAVSRLSKRCGDSNLSLFERLFDDFANSGRDTNCWVLNYKEMEAKNKKMDRYVTVTATLYKEMEELSFLENGLRKALQCSEHESTAKEQKIMDLQQKIFWQRQQVKYLKERSLWNRSFDGVVSMLVRSIFTVLARIKLVFDIGHGYPTSLPRSLSASATIHPTENHGTCSFVAGSLKSSKLEGNKDFANGFFETNSKLLKPPETTLGAAAFALHYANLIIVMEKMIRSPQLVGVDARDDLYSMLPNSIRSLLRARLKGVGFSASDPVLAGEWKDALGRILGWLSPLAHNMIKWQSERSFEQQNLLPKTNVLLLQTLFFANKEKTEAAITELLVGLNYIWRFEREMTAKALFECSNFNGLLNSKSSS; from the coding sequence ATGGCTGTGGAAACTTGGCTTATAAAAGTGAAAACTGCAATATCCCACGGCTTCGATTCAGTCATAACCTCGGCGCCCATACCAAAAGCTTCAATGAAGTCCAACGTTGGGGTTTTATCTTTTGAGACCGCTGGACTTATGTCGAAGCTCTTACATCTATGGCAATCGCTCTCCGATAAGAACATAAGTCGCTTGCGAAATGAATCCATCTCTCTCGAAGGTGTTCGGAAGATTGTATCCAACGATGAGTCGTTCCTTCTCGGCCTCGCATGCGGAGAAATGGCTGAGAATCTAAGGTTCGTTGCTAAAGCCGTCTCTAGATTGAGCAAGCGATGTGGGGACtctaatctctccctttttgaacGTCTCTTTGATGACTTTGCCAACTCTGGTCGCGATACTAATTGCTGGGTCTTGAATTACAAAGAAATGGAAGCTAAGAACAAGAAGATGGACAGGTACGTGACCGTCACAGCCACACTATATAAAGAGATGGAAGAGCTATCCTTTTTGGAGAATGGATTAAGAAAGGCCTTGCAGTGTAGTGAACATGAGTCGACAGCGAAAGAGCAGAAGATTATGGATCTTCAACAGAAGATATTCTGGCAGAGACAGCAGGTCAAGTATCTGAAGGAGAGATCCCTTTGGAATCGAAGCTTCGATGGTGTTGTCTCGATGCTTGTGAGGTCTATCTTCACTGTTTTAGCAAGGATCAAGCTAGTTTTTGACATAGGACATGGGTATCCAACTTCTCTACCTCGCAGTCTTTCTGCTTCTGCAACTATCCACCCGACCGAAAACCATGGTACTTGTAGCTTTGTGGCAGGGTCATTAAAGAGCTCAAAACTAGAAGGAAATAAAGATTTCGCTAATGGGTTTTTCGAGACAAATTCGAAGCTGCTAAAGCCACCGGAAACTACGCTTGGTGCGGCAGCTTTTGCTCTACACTATGCGAATTTGATTATAGTTATGGAGAAGATGATCAGGTCACCTCAACTAGTTGGTGTCGATGCAAGAGATGATCTCTACTCCATGCTACCAAACAGTATAAGGTCTTTGCTAAGGGCTAGATTGAAAGGAGTAGGATTCTCGGCGAGCGATCCAGTTCTCGCCGGAGAATGGAAGGATGCTTTGGGGAGGATACTGGGATGGCTGTCACCTTTAGCACATAATATGATTAAATGGCAAAGTGAAAGGAGCTTTGAGCAGCAAAATTTGTTGCCAAAAACCAATGTTCTTCTCTTGCAAACGCTATTCTTTGCAAACAAAGAGAAGACAGAAGCTGCCATTACAGAACTTTTGGTGGGATTGAATTATATATGGAGGTTTGAAAGGGAGATGACTGCTAAAGCCTTATTTGAATGCTCCAACTTCAATGGACTCCTTAATTCAAAGAGTTCCAGCTAG